In Paraburkholderia caribensis, a single window of DNA contains:
- a CDS encoding DUF4870 family protein has product MEQSHGGYPPPSYQSAVEIDRQRSLRTLTHIIYALYAVYWLTGGISVLVAIIINYIKRPETIGTPYEAHFDWQIRTFWMGLIGHLIGVALFIVLIGVPILWAVAIWTLYRIIKGWLYLYDNKPLTNPRGWF; this is encoded by the coding sequence ATGGAACAGTCGCACGGCGGTTATCCGCCACCGTCGTATCAGAGCGCAGTCGAAATCGACCGGCAGCGCAGCCTGCGCACGCTGACGCACATCATCTACGCGCTCTATGCCGTGTACTGGCTGACGGGCGGCATCTCGGTGCTGGTCGCGATCATCATCAACTACATCAAGCGGCCTGAGACCATTGGCACGCCATACGAAGCGCATTTCGACTGGCAGATCCGCACGTTCTGGATGGGACTGATCGGGCATCTGATCGGCGTTGCGCTGTTCATCGTGCTGATCGGCGTGCCTATTCTGTGGGCTGTCGCGATATGGACCTTGTACCGTATCATCAAAGGCTGGCTGTATCTGTACGACAACAAGCCGCTGACGAATCCACGCGGCTGGTTCTGA
- a CDS encoding phosphoribosyl-ATP diphosphatase translates to MTQNSQSTNDTLRRLAAVIDSRKGGDPDASYVSRLFHKGDDAVLKKIGEEATEVVLAAKDVRLGAERKALVGEVADLWFHCLVMLSHFDLNPADVLAELERREGLSGIEEKALRKSREREQNGD, encoded by the coding sequence ATGACGCAAAACTCGCAATCGACGAACGATACGCTTCGGCGTCTCGCTGCCGTTATCGACAGCCGCAAGGGCGGCGATCCTGACGCTTCGTACGTGTCGCGCCTGTTCCATAAGGGCGACGACGCGGTGCTGAAGAAGATCGGCGAGGAAGCCACGGAAGTCGTGCTGGCCGCGAAGGACGTGCGCCTCGGTGCGGAGCGCAAGGCGCTGGTCGGCGAAGTGGCCGATCTGTGGTTTCATTGCCTCGTGATGCTGTCGCACTTCGACCTGAATCCCGCCGACGTTCTGGCCGAACTGGAACGCCGCGAAGGGCTGTCGGGCATCGAAGAAAAAGCATTGCGCAAGAGCCGCGAGCGCGAGCAGAACGGCGACTGA